In Cloacibacillus sp. An23, the following are encoded in one genomic region:
- a CDS encoding Synerg-CTERM sorting domain-containing protein — MLKLRRCLAITAALILAALPSHAWAEDLAIGSAAELIGFRERVNAGEDFAGKTVLLTADIDLGGEPWTPIGTRETPFAGKFNGCNHKITGLNITTAEMRDGEAAGKAASCAGLFLNVEGEGAQIANLTVRGEIECAPAAEVSAAGAITARLGQGAVLYRCLGAVETKLAGEGAGRDSYAYAGGLAGYSEGHIIYCVNEGNVTTEASADYAVAGGLAGAQSGGSILFSDNSGRIETADAGEFRAYAGGIAGSVENGSVSCVRNQGEIISYSLAGGVTAYASGAVLRDAVNVAAVGGTGRDSDITAGGIAAQLYSGSAAANCYNTGSVSASGAAYYAYAGGIAGWSSGGFSSSNVIYNCTNVGAVSGDASSSARVGGLAGEIYGTELRSSVNSGAVSAGRFVAGGITGYKYPNADIHDVAFSEGTTPVGYGDRNVANAQSLTRDEISGFVATAFPSLTPVIVGVEEGEEAEAGVSLHAHPGTPSEPARYYALREAYVEPPEHAAAEISGNVIKVTAKAPGVSLLAAYAETYRSGADGAVNRSSPSRSLVTALVWVREAGSEEPPLPEEPEGEQPGGIVIPSGPGEPGETPPPMWPDVPLPSVPDEPAPAPEAPRHGGGGGCSAGFGAMALLALAPLAARLRGKQ, encoded by the coding sequence ATGCTAAAACTGCGAAGATGCCTGGCGATCACGGCGGCGCTCATACTTGCGGCGCTCCCGTCACACGCATGGGCGGAGGATCTGGCGATAGGAAGCGCGGCGGAATTGATCGGCTTTCGCGAGCGCGTAAACGCCGGGGAGGATTTCGCCGGGAAGACCGTGCTTCTCACCGCCGACATAGACCTCGGCGGCGAGCCGTGGACGCCCATCGGGACGCGCGAAACGCCCTTCGCGGGGAAATTCAACGGCTGCAACCACAAAATAACGGGACTTAATATAACGACCGCCGAAATGCGCGATGGCGAGGCCGCGGGCAAAGCCGCGAGCTGCGCCGGCCTCTTTCTGAACGTCGAGGGGGAAGGCGCGCAGATAGCGAACCTCACCGTCCGCGGCGAAATAGAGTGCGCCCCGGCCGCGGAGGTCTCGGCCGCCGGAGCTATAACGGCGCGCCTGGGGCAAGGCGCCGTCCTCTACAGATGCCTCGGAGCCGTTGAAACGAAGCTTGCGGGCGAGGGCGCCGGGCGCGACTCCTACGCCTACGCCGGAGGTCTTGCCGGATACTCAGAGGGACACATAATATACTGCGTCAACGAAGGAAACGTCACTACCGAAGCGTCGGCCGACTACGCCGTCGCGGGCGGCCTCGCCGGAGCGCAGAGCGGCGGAAGCATACTGTTCTCCGACAACAGCGGCAGAATAGAGACGGCGGACGCAGGCGAATTCCGCGCCTACGCCGGAGGCATAGCCGGAAGCGTCGAAAACGGCTCCGTCTCATGCGTCAGGAACCAGGGCGAGATAATATCCTACAGCCTGGCAGGCGGCGTGACGGCCTACGCTTCGGGCGCGGTGCTGCGCGACGCGGTAAACGTCGCGGCAGTCGGCGGAACTGGGCGCGACAGCGACATAACGGCGGGCGGCATAGCCGCTCAGCTTTACTCCGGCTCTGCGGCGGCGAACTGCTACAACACCGGAAGCGTCTCCGCCTCTGGCGCGGCCTATTACGCCTACGCCGGAGGAATCGCAGGGTGGAGCAGCGGCGGCTTCTCATCATCCAACGTCATATACAACTGCACCAACGTCGGGGCCGTCTCGGGCGACGCGTCCTCGAGCGCAAGAGTCGGCGGACTCGCCGGAGAAATATACGGCACCGAGCTGCGCTCCTCAGTCAACAGCGGCGCGGTCTCCGCCGGACGATTCGTCGCGGGCGGCATAACCGGCTACAAATACCCCAACGCCGACATACACGACGTGGCCTTCTCCGAAGGAACCACGCCGGTAGGCTACGGCGACAGGAACGTCGCGAACGCACAGTCGCTGACGCGGGATGAAATAAGCGGCTTCGTGGCGACGGCATTCCCGAGCCTCACGCCCGTGATAGTCGGCGTAGAAGAAGGCGAGGAGGCCGAAGCCGGCGTATCGCTCCACGCGCATCCGGGCACGCCGTCCGAGCCAGCGCGCTACTACGCTCTGCGCGAGGCTTACGTCGAGCCGCCGGAGCACGCCGCTGCTGAAATCAGCGGAAATGTTATAAAAGTAACCGCGAAAGCTCCTGGAGTATCTCTGCTCGCGGCCTACGCCGAAACCTACAGAAGCGGCGCGGACGGAGCGGTCAATAGATCGTCGCCGTCGCGCTCTCTCGTCACCGCGCTCGTCTGGGTACGCGAGGCAGGAAGCGAAGAACCGCCGCTGCCCGAAGAACCCGAGGGCGAACAGCCCGGCGGCATAGTAATACCTTCCGGCCCCGGCGAACCGGGAGAAACGCCGCCCCCGATGTGGCCCGACGTCCCGCTCCCGTCCGTACCGGACGAGCCCGCCCCCGCCCCCGAGGCGCCGCGTCACGGCGGCGGAGGCGGATGCAGCGCCGGCTTCGGCGCGATGGCGCTGCTTGCTCTCGCGCCGCTCGCGGCGAGGCTGCGTGGAAAACAGTAA
- a CDS encoding VOC family protein, with translation MGFRFNHFNFNVLDLEKSLAFYKKALGLTEASRVERDGFTLVYLSDGETPFTLELTYLFDRKERYDLGECEFHLAFTVRDFEAARKLHGEMGCVCYENPDMGIYFIEDPDGYWLEIVSEK, from the coding sequence ATGGGATTCAGATTCAATCATTTCAACTTCAACGTGCTCGATTTGGAAAAAAGCCTCGCGTTCTATAAAAAGGCGCTCGGCCTTACCGAAGCGAGCCGCGTCGAGCGCGATGGATTCACTCTCGTCTACCTCTCCGACGGCGAGACGCCCTTCACGCTCGAACTGACATACCTCTTCGACCGCAAGGAGCGCTACGACCTCGGCGAGTGCGAGTTCCACCTCGCCTTCACGGTCAGGGACTTCGAAGCCGCGCGTAAGCTCCACGGCGAAATGGGCTGCGTCTGCTACGAAAACCCCGACATGGGCATCTACTTCATAGAAGACCCCGACGGCTACTGGCTCGAGATAGTGTCGGAGAAATAG
- a CDS encoding NCS2 family permease translates to MNSWFERQFKLSEHGTDVRKEIMAGVTTFVTMAYIIFVNPGILSETGMPFGSVLVATCLGASLATFLMAFLANYPFALAPGMGLNAFFAFTVVLGMNIPWQVALAAVFVEGIIFIILTCTKVREEVVNSIPKTLKIGVSAGIGLFITFIGLQGSGIIVDNPAVLLGLGHLRGNIPALLSIAGLLLMVTLEARRVKGGILIGVVAVTAAAIPLGVAKMPEGIVSMPPSLSPIFMKMDFSMLMQPAFWSVTLAFFFVDFFDTVGTLVGVSSRANMLDEKGRLPKASQALMSDAIGTAAGAVLGTSTVTTFVESASGVEQGGRTGLTALTVAVLFLLAMFFNPIISIVPACATAPALIMVGGYMMMGFKEMEFNDWTEFFPALIAFFMMPFAYSIAAGIEFGVLSYVALKVLMGRGREINWLLYGLAVLFILNRAFM, encoded by the coding sequence ATGAACTCTTGGTTTGAGAGGCAGTTCAAGCTCTCGGAACACGGCACCGACGTCCGTAAGGAGATCATGGCAGGCGTCACGACCTTCGTCACGATGGCCTACATCATCTTCGTCAACCCGGGCATACTCTCCGAGACCGGAATGCCCTTCGGCTCCGTCCTCGTGGCGACATGTCTGGGCGCTTCGCTGGCGACGTTCCTTATGGCGTTCCTCGCGAACTATCCGTTCGCGCTCGCGCCAGGCATGGGGCTCAACGCCTTCTTCGCCTTCACCGTCGTGCTCGGTATGAACATACCGTGGCAGGTGGCCCTCGCCGCGGTCTTCGTCGAAGGTATTATCTTTATCATCCTCACATGCACGAAAGTCCGTGAAGAGGTCGTCAACTCGATACCGAAGACGCTCAAGATAGGAGTCTCGGCGGGCATCGGGCTCTTCATCACCTTCATCGGCCTTCAGGGCTCCGGTATAATCGTGGACAACCCGGCCGTCCTGCTCGGCCTCGGACATCTGCGCGGCAACATCCCCGCGCTGCTGTCGATAGCGGGGCTTCTGCTCATGGTCACGCTCGAGGCGCGCCGCGTCAAGGGCGGCATACTGATAGGCGTCGTCGCCGTCACCGCCGCCGCGATACCGCTCGGCGTCGCGAAGATGCCGGAAGGCATAGTCTCGATGCCTCCGTCGCTCTCTCCGATATTTATGAAGATGGACTTCTCGATGTTGATGCAGCCGGCCTTCTGGAGCGTCACGCTTGCCTTCTTCTTCGTTGACTTCTTCGACACCGTCGGGACGCTAGTCGGAGTCTCCAGCCGCGCCAACATGCTCGACGAAAAAGGCCGCCTGCCGAAGGCCAGCCAGGCGCTCATGTCCGACGCCATAGGGACGGCGGCGGGCGCCGTGCTCGGCACCTCGACTGTCACGACCTTCGTCGAAAGCGCGAGCGGCGTCGAGCAGGGCGGACGCACTGGGCTGACCGCGCTCACCGTCGCAGTGCTCTTCCTCCTCGCGATGTTCTTCAACCCGATAATCTCGATAGTCCCCGCCTGCGCCACGGCTCCGGCGCTTATAATGGTCGGCGGCTACATGATGATGGGCTTCAAGGAGATGGAGTTCAACGACTGGACGGAATTCTTCCCCGCGCTGATAGCCTTCTTCATGATGCCCTTCGCGTACAGCATCGCGGCCGGCATCGAATTCGGCGTGCTCTCGTACGTCGCGCTGAAGGTCCTCATGGGACGCGGACGCGAGATAAACTGGCTGCTCTACGGCCTCGCCGTGCTCTTCATACTCAACAGGGCTTTCATGTAA
- a CDS encoding acyl-CoA dehydratase activase, which produces MQLLHAGLDIGSTTAKVVVLDEYDRIIFSRYSRHFADIRTAVSRLVNEIKDTFAGSRFTLAMAGSGALEIARGMDVPFTQEQIACTASIARFLPGVDVCIELGGEDAKITFFDPAGAEQRMNETCAGGTGAFLDQMATLFGTDAAGLNEMAKGYKTIYPVASRCGVFAKTDVQALLNDGASKPDIAASIFQAIVNQTISGLACGRRIQGRVAFLGGPLYFLSELRKRFSETLKLPPEQCIFPENPHLFVAMGAAISAKQNGAVAAEVIQKRAEHFFISHKEEKHSILPPLFSSEAELEAFSERHSKCAVKRVPLGEYNGDAYLGIDVGSTTTKVVLIGSQGELLFSRYKINGVGEPVKTVREVLKELYSQMHGGVTIKSSGVTGYGEKLIQAAFGIDAGEVETVAHARAAGFILPGADFVIDIGGQDMKCLRIKNGVIDGVFLNEACSSGCGSFLQSFAKSLNMEMDEFARAAEKSENPVDLGSRCTVFMNSRVRQAQKEGAAIEDISAGLVYSVVRNALYKVLKIKDPSELGEKIVVQGGTFKNNSLLRAFELVTKRDVVRPDISELMGAYGAALISRDNAPEKSGLIDAEGLARFRADSTTRHCSGCGNKCLLTLTKFGDGKTYISGNRCERGASVSEKGALPSNIFAKKYHRLFDCYKPLAASEAPRGVIGVPRVLNMYEDYPFWFTILTKLGFSVRLSSKAPDENLGIDTIPSQTVCYPAKLVHRHITDLLESGVDTIFYPVMLRETKEFAGAQKNYNCPVVTGYPDVARLNIDRLREPGVRYIKPELFIESDKSVKLALEEAFAPFGVTGREISKAVAAAREEMANYKRDIERFGLEALRELKERGGTGIVLAGHPYHLSPEVNHGIPELINSYGVTLFTEDSVSWMAKDIEKPGDVEAVDQWVYHSRLYRAAMTVASHPDFKNVELVQFNSFGCGLDAISAEQTADILTRAGKLHTLIKIDEGKNNGAVKIRIRSLLAAIKMRRNNPEAVHDAPRPAAERPRVTETKGRVLLCPPLSNYHFQFLGAAFESAGIRLDVLPEGTRETVELGLRYVNNDVCYPAMMVVGQFIQALKSGMYDPDKTDCLYAQTGGACRASNYVHLLRRALDAAGYPQVRVLAANQQKGGDAEKLEVPLGTYWRALMAINYGDVLMRLLLRTRPYETEKGAADALYEKWCEAARANVRDGKWGTFKKNVREMVREFCAVPIENVKRPRVGIVGEILVKYHANANEHLVDLIESEGGEAVVPDMANFLAYCMFDPIYSHQKLGGRFLPRVGGETAVWLLERVKAPIAEAIRGTRYGEAHGIKELAKLGSSVVSQSNQGGEGWLLTAEMVSLIESGVKNVLCVQPFACLPNHITGKGVVKELKRRFEGANILPLDYDASVSTTNQLNRIKLLMATAKA; this is translated from the coding sequence ATGCAGCTTCTTCACGCTGGACTCGATATAGGCTCCACTACGGCTAAGGTCGTGGTGCTAGACGAATACGACAGAATAATTTTCAGCCGCTACAGCCGCCATTTCGCGGATATCCGCACCGCGGTCAGCAGGCTTGTTAACGAGATCAAGGACACCTTCGCCGGCTCGCGCTTCACTCTCGCGATGGCGGGCTCCGGCGCGCTCGAAATAGCGCGCGGCATGGACGTGCCGTTCACACAGGAGCAGATAGCATGCACCGCGAGCATCGCGCGCTTCCTGCCCGGAGTGGACGTGTGCATAGAGCTCGGCGGCGAGGACGCCAAGATAACGTTCTTCGACCCTGCCGGGGCCGAGCAGCGCATGAACGAGACCTGCGCCGGCGGCACCGGGGCGTTCCTCGACCAGATGGCGACGCTCTTCGGCACCGACGCGGCGGGACTCAACGAGATGGCGAAGGGATACAAGACGATATATCCCGTCGCTTCGCGCTGCGGAGTCTTCGCCAAGACGGACGTTCAGGCTCTGCTGAACGACGGCGCGTCAAAGCCCGACATCGCGGCCTCGATATTCCAGGCCATCGTCAACCAGACGATAAGCGGCCTCGCATGCGGGCGCAGGATACAGGGGAGGGTAGCCTTCCTCGGCGGTCCGCTCTACTTCCTCTCCGAGCTGCGCAAGCGCTTCTCCGAAACGCTCAAGCTGCCGCCTGAGCAGTGCATATTCCCTGAGAATCCGCACCTCTTCGTCGCGATGGGAGCGGCGATAAGCGCGAAGCAGAACGGCGCGGTCGCCGCCGAGGTGATACAGAAGCGCGCGGAGCACTTCTTCATCTCGCACAAGGAAGAGAAACACTCGATACTGCCTCCGCTCTTCAGCTCCGAGGCGGAGCTTGAAGCCTTCTCAGAGCGCCACTCCAAATGCGCCGTGAAGCGCGTGCCGCTCGGCGAATATAACGGCGACGCCTATCTCGGCATAGACGTGGGCTCTACGACGACGAAGGTCGTGCTGATCGGTTCGCAGGGCGAGCTGCTCTTCTCGCGCTACAAGATCAACGGCGTGGGCGAGCCGGTCAAGACCGTGCGCGAGGTGCTTAAAGAGCTCTATTCGCAGATGCACGGCGGCGTCACGATAAAGTCCAGCGGCGTCACCGGCTACGGCGAAAAGCTGATACAGGCGGCCTTCGGCATAGACGCCGGCGAGGTCGAGACGGTCGCGCACGCGCGCGCCGCGGGCTTCATACTTCCCGGCGCGGACTTCGTCATAGACATCGGCGGACAGGACATGAAGTGCCTGCGCATCAAGAACGGCGTCATCGACGGCGTATTCCTCAACGAAGCCTGCTCGTCGGGCTGCGGCTCGTTCCTCCAGAGCTTCGCGAAGTCGCTCAACATGGAGATGGACGAGTTCGCGCGCGCCGCGGAAAAGTCCGAAAATCCAGTAGACCTCGGCTCGCGCTGCACGGTGTTCATGAATTCGCGCGTGCGCCAGGCGCAGAAGGAGGGCGCGGCGATAGAGGACATCTCCGCCGGCCTCGTCTACTCCGTCGTGCGCAACGCGCTCTACAAAGTTTTGAAGATAAAGGACCCGTCCGAACTCGGCGAAAAAATAGTCGTGCAGGGCGGCACATTCAAAAACAACTCGCTGCTGCGCGCCTTCGAGCTCGTGACCAAACGCGACGTTGTGCGCCCCGATATTTCGGAACTGATGGGGGCGTACGGAGCGGCGCTCATATCGCGCGACAACGCGCCCGAAAAGAGCGGGCTGATCGACGCCGAAGGGCTGGCGCGCTTCCGCGCCGACAGCACGACGCGCCACTGCTCCGGATGCGGCAACAAGTGTCTGCTGACGCTGACGAAATTCGGCGACGGCAAGACGTACATATCCGGCAACCGCTGCGAACGCGGCGCGTCCGTCTCCGAAAAAGGCGCTCTGCCGTCGAACATATTCGCAAAAAAATACCACAGGCTCTTCGACTGCTACAAGCCGCTCGCCGCGTCGGAGGCTCCGCGCGGAGTGATAGGCGTGCCGCGCGTGCTGAACATGTACGAGGATTATCCGTTCTGGTTCACTATCCTGACGAAGCTCGGCTTCAGCGTGCGCCTCTCGTCGAAAGCGCCGGACGAGAACCTCGGCATAGACACGATACCGTCGCAGACCGTCTGCTACCCGGCGAAGCTCGTCCACAGACACATAACTGACTTGCTCGAGTCGGGAGTGGATACTATATTCTACCCCGTCATGCTCCGCGAGACGAAGGAATTCGCCGGCGCGCAGAAAAACTACAACTGCCCCGTCGTCACTGGCTACCCCGACGTCGCGCGGCTGAACATAGACAGGCTCCGCGAGCCCGGCGTGCGCTACATAAAGCCGGAGCTATTCATCGAATCCGACAAAAGCGTAAAACTGGCGCTTGAAGAGGCGTTCGCGCCATTCGGCGTGACCGGCCGCGAAATTTCAAAGGCGGTGGCGGCGGCGCGCGAAGAGATGGCGAACTACAAGCGCGACATAGAGCGCTTCGGGCTGGAGGCGCTGCGCGAGCTTAAAGAGCGCGGCGGCACAGGCATAGTCCTCGCCGGACACCCGTACCACCTCAGCCCCGAGGTCAACCACGGAATACCCGAACTCATCAACAGCTACGGGGTAACGCTCTTCACCGAGGACTCCGTAAGCTGGATGGCGAAAGACATAGAGAAACCCGGAGACGTCGAAGCCGTAGACCAGTGGGTCTACCACTCGCGCCTCTACCGCGCCGCGATGACGGTCGCCTCGCACCCGGACTTCAAAAACGTCGAGCTCGTGCAGTTCAACTCCTTCGGCTGCGGCCTCGACGCGATAAGCGCCGAGCAGACCGCGGACATACTGACTCGCGCAGGCAAGCTCCACACGCTGATAAAGATAGACGAAGGCAAGAACAACGGCGCCGTCAAGATACGCATCCGCTCGCTGCTCGCGGCGATAAAAATGCGCAGGAACAATCCGGAGGCCGTACACGACGCGCCGCGGCCCGCGGCGGAGCGCCCGCGCGTGACCGAGACGAAGGGGCGCGTGCTCCTCTGCCCGCCGCTCTCGAACTATCACTTCCAGTTCCTCGGCGCGGCCTTTGAAAGCGCGGGAATACGCCTAGACGTGCTGCCCGAGGGCACGCGCGAGACTGTCGAGCTCGGCCTGCGCTACGTAAACAACGACGTATGCTACCCGGCGATGATGGTCGTCGGCCAGTTCATACAGGCGCTCAAGAGCGGAATGTACGACCCCGACAAGACCGACTGCCTCTACGCACAGACCGGCGGGGCCTGCCGCGCGAGCAACTACGTCCACCTGCTGCGCCGCGCGCTCGACGCCGCCGGCTACCCGCAGGTGCGCGTCCTCGCCGCCAACCAGCAGAAGGGCGGCGACGCTGAAAAGCTCGAAGTTCCGCTCGGCACCTACTGGCGCGCGCTTATGGCGATAAACTACGGCGACGTCCTTATGCGCCTGCTTCTCCGCACTCGCCCCTACGAGACCGAAAAGGGCGCGGCGGACGCGCTATACGAGAAATGGTGCGAGGCGGCGCGCGCCAACGTCCGCGACGGCAAATGGGGGACTTTCAAAAAGAACGTCCGCGAAATGGTACGCGAATTCTGCGCCGTCCCGATAGAGAACGTCAAGCGCCCGCGCGTCGGCATAGTCGGAGAAATACTCGTCAAATACCACGCCAACGCGAACGAACACCTCGTGGACCTCATAGAGAGCGAGGGCGGCGAAGCCGTCGTGCCGGACATGGCTAACTTCCTGGCCTACTGCATGTTCGACCCGATATACTCGCATCAGAAACTCGGAGGACGCTTCCTGCCGCGCGTCGGCGGCGAGACCGCCGTCTGGCTGCTCGAGCGCGTCAAGGCCCCGATAGCCGAGGCGATACGCGGCACGCGCTACGGCGAGGCGCACGGCATAAAAGAGCTGGCGAAGCTAGGCTCATCCGTAGTCTCCCAGTCGAACCAGGGCGGCGAAGGCTGGCTCCTCACCGCCGAAATGGTCTCGCTCATCGAGAGCGGAGTGAAGAACGTCCTCTGCGTCCAGCCCTTCGCCTGCCTGCCGAACCACATCACCGGCAAAGGCGTGGTCAAAGAGCTCAAACGCCGCTTCGAAGGCGCGAACATCCTTCCGCTTGACTACGACGCGAGCGTCAGCACGACGAACCAGCTCAACAGGATAAAGCTCCTGATGGCGACGGCAAAAGCATAA
- a CDS encoding sugar O-acetyltransferase, whose amino-acid sequence MNNIERRDAGLPYIPDEEVLAQYRRCRALLDRLNRAPFDDLELHRTIASELLGESENAVINPPFFCDYGFNIRAGKNLYINYNCTILDVCRVTIGDNCLMAPNAAIYTAGHPLHPAARAAGYEYGAPVTIGDNVWIGGGAMILPGVTVGSNCVIAAGSVVTKDVPDWSLAAGNPCRVIRRITGEDFAFYFKDKRFSEDELAVIKKSAR is encoded by the coding sequence ATGAATAATATAGAACGCCGTGACGCGGGACTGCCGTACATACCGGACGAAGAGGTGCTCGCGCAGTACCGCCGCTGCCGCGCGCTGCTCGACCGTCTCAACCGCGCGCCTTTCGACGACCTCGAACTGCATAGGACGATCGCATCGGAGCTTCTCGGGGAATCGGAGAACGCGGTAATAAACCCGCCCTTTTTCTGCGACTACGGCTTCAACATACGCGCCGGGAAAAATCTCTATATCAACTACAACTGCACCATACTCGACGTCTGCCGCGTCACGATAGGCGACAACTGCCTCATGGCCCCTAACGCCGCCATCTACACGGCGGGCCATCCGCTCCACCCCGCGGCGCGCGCGGCCGGCTACGAATACGGCGCGCCGGTGACGATAGGCGACAACGTCTGGATAGGCGGCGGCGCGATGATTCTGCCGGGCGTCACCGTCGGCAGCAACTGCGTGATAGCTGCGGGCAGCGTAGTGACGAAAGACGTACCCGACTGGTCGCTCGCCGCCGGCAATCCCTGCCGCGTGATACGCCGCATAACCGGCGAGGATTTTGCTTTCTACTTCAAGGACAAACGTTTCTCTGAAGATGAGCTGGCCGTCATAAAAAAATCGGCGCGCTGA
- a CDS encoding thiamine pyrophosphate-dependent enzyme, giving the protein MCAINIKELTKKQNPLTQGHRMCPGCGAPTAVRQALMGVDYPVVVVAATGCMEVSTTVYPYSAWRMPYMHIAFENAGAGVSGIEAAYKVLRKKGKIDKEIKFVAFGGDGGTYDIGLQSLSGALERGHDFTYICYNNQGYMNTGAQRSSATPQSANATTSPAGSAAPGKLQRAKDLTEIVAAHDIPYVAQTTLHNPMDLIAKVKRAVETPGPAFVNVLVPCPLFWKIDPSRQVEICQMAADSKFWPVYEVVNGEYKLSYEPKKQVSIEDFLRAQGRYAHLFKKGAERLDLVEEAQRDADASWAKLLRKCGRA; this is encoded by the coding sequence ATGTGCGCGATTAACATAAAGGAACTCACGAAAAAACAGAACCCGCTCACGCAGGGCCACCGCATGTGCCCCGGCTGCGGAGCGCCGACCGCGGTGCGCCAGGCGCTCATGGGCGTCGATTACCCCGTCGTCGTCGTCGCGGCGACCGGCTGCATGGAGGTCTCGACGACCGTCTACCCGTACAGCGCGTGGCGCATGCCCTACATGCACATAGCATTCGAAAACGCGGGCGCGGGCGTCTCGGGCATCGAGGCTGCCTACAAAGTGCTGCGCAAAAAGGGAAAGATAGACAAGGAAATAAAATTCGTAGCCTTCGGCGGAGACGGAGGAACGTACGACATCGGCCTCCAGTCTCTATCCGGCGCGCTCGAGCGCGGGCACGACTTCACCTATATCTGCTACAACAACCAGGGCTACATGAACACCGGCGCGCAGCGCTCGAGCGCGACGCCGCAGAGCGCAAACGCGACGACGTCTCCGGCCGGAAGCGCCGCGCCCGGAAAGCTCCAGCGCGCGAAGGACCTGACCGAAATCGTAGCGGCGCACGACATCCCCTACGTCGCGCAGACGACGCTGCACAACCCGATGGATCTCATCGCGAAGGTCAAACGCGCCGTCGAGACGCCGGGGCCGGCTTTCGTCAACGTTCTCGTCCCCTGCCCGCTCTTCTGGAAGATAGACCCGTCGCGTCAGGTCGAGATATGCCAGATGGCCGCGGACAGCAAATTCTGGCCCGTCTACGAAGTCGTGAACGGGGAGTACAAGCTATCCTACGAGCCTAAAAAGCAGGTCTCGATAGAAGATTTCCTGCGCGCGCAGGGACGTTACGCGCATCTCTTCAAAAAAGGCGCGGAGCGGCTCGACCTAGTCGAAGAGGCGCAGCGCGACGCCGACGCGAGCTGGGCGAAATTGCTCAGAAAGTGCGGCAGAGCCTAA
- the porA gene encoding pyruvate ferredoxin oxidoreductase — MSDKKKVMTSGNLAFAEAMRQINPDVVAAYPITPSTEIPMRFADFVANGKVDSEYVAVESEHSAISACVGASISGARVMTASSANGVALMHEIFPIAAAFRAPIVFGLVNRCLGAPVNIHCDHSDSMPERDSGWVQIYCEDAQEVYDSVLLAVRLAEDPRVLTPVFVCQDGFITSHCYEPVELLGDETVRRFVGERKAAYPLLDTDNPVSYGSFTMSEYYFEIKRNQMEGMNNVLPVYEELAAELEKETGRYYAPVEDYRADDAEYLVVVMSSAAGVVKDVVDELRDEGVKAGLLRVRFFRPFPVKEFARLAGGKKGVAVLDRSASIGGTAPLAAEVKSALYGLEQRVPVQEYVFGLGGRDFFASDARAVFERMMKNDYDASARFIGLLERSGEDVRD, encoded by the coding sequence ATGTCAGATAAGAAAAAGGTAATGACCTCGGGCAACCTCGCCTTCGCGGAGGCGATGCGCCAGATAAATCCCGACGTCGTGGCTGCCTACCCGATAACGCCGTCCACGGAAATCCCTATGCGTTTCGCGGACTTCGTCGCGAACGGCAAAGTGGATTCCGAATACGTCGCGGTCGAGAGCGAGCACTCGGCCATATCGGCCTGCGTCGGCGCATCTATCTCCGGCGCGCGCGTCATGACCGCCTCGTCGGCCAACGGCGTCGCTCTCATGCACGAGATATTCCCGATAGCGGCGGCGTTCCGCGCGCCGATAGTCTTCGGCCTAGTCAACCGCTGCCTCGGCGCGCCGGTCAACATCCACTGCGACCACTCCGACAGCATGCCTGAGCGCGACTCGGGCTGGGTGCAGATATACTGCGAGGACGCGCAGGAGGTCTACGACTCCGTGCTTCTCGCCGTACGCCTCGCGGAAGACCCGCGCGTGCTTACGCCGGTCTTCGTATGCCAGGACGGATTCATCACGAGCCACTGCTACGAGCCAGTCGAGCTGCTCGGCGACGAGACGGTGCGCCGCTTCGTGGGCGAGCGCAAGGCCGCCTATCCGCTGCTCGACACCGACAACCCCGTCTCCTACGGCTCTTTCACGATGTCGGAATATTACTTCGAGATAAAGCGCAACCAGATGGAGGGCATGAACAACGTCCTCCCAGTCTACGAAGAGCTCGCCGCGGAGCTCGAGAAGGAGACCGGACGTTACTACGCGCCCGTAGAGGACTACCGCGCGGACGACGCGGAATATCTCGTCGTCGTGATGTCGTCGGCGGCAGGGGTCGTCAAGGACGTCGTGGACGAACTGCGCGACGAAGGCGTGAAGGCCGGGCTGCTGCGCGTGCGATTCTTCCGTCCGTTCCCGGTGAAGGAGTTCGCGCGGCTCGCCGGAGGCAAAAAGGGTGTCGCGGTGCTCGACCGCAGCGCGAGCATAGGCGGCACGGCCCCGCTCGCGGCCGAAGTCAAGAGCGCGCTCTACGGCCTCGAGCAGCGCGTGCCCGTGCAGGAATACGTCTTCGGCCTCGGCGGACGCGACTTCTTCGCCTCCGACGCGCGAGCAGTGTTCGAGCGCATGATGAAGAACGACTACGACGCATCCGCGCGCTTCATAGGATTGCTTGAAAGGAGCGGCGAAGATGTGCGCGATTAA